Genomic segment of Corynebacterium appendicis CIP 107643:
GCGCGATCGACTGCTGCGCCTCCTGCATCCTCGCCGCGTTGGCGCGCAGAGATTCCGCCGTGTCGCGCAGGTCCGCACCGGAGGCTGCGAGGGTATCGCGCAGCGAGCCGGGCCGGTTGGCCAGGGCAGAGGAGACGCCGTCCATGTCCGAGCGGGCCTCGTCGACGTTCGCCCGGACGTTGTCCAGCGAGCCCGACAGCGCCTCGAGGCGCGGGCGGATCCCGGTTTCGTAGGAATTCTTGGCCGAGTCCATCGCCTCGCGGGCCCGGGCGATCGAGTCCTTGATCTCCTGCCGGTCCGCGTTCTTCCCGTCCCGGCTGCCCTGCTCGGCGGTGAGGCGCGCGGCGGTGTCGTTGAGTCGGTCGCGCACGGCCGTCTGGCGGGCGATGGCGTCGTTGAGGTCGCCGACCACCGCGCGCACCCCCGGCTGGGCGTCGGGGGGAAGCGCCGGGGCGACTTCGCCGTTGATGGTGTCGCGCAGGGCCGTGTACTGCTTCACCTGGACATCGATGCGCGCGGCGATGTCCGTCAGGCTCGCGGCGGTGGCCTGGGAGGTGGCGGAAGAGTCCGCCATCAGCTGGTCGACGCGGTCGCTTACGGCGGCAAAGCTTTCCGACGTCGCCCCCAGCGCCGCCGCAAGCGCCGCGCCGTCTCCGCCGAGGCCCGCCCCGGTGGCCCCGAGGTCGACGGGGCGGACCTGCCCGAGGGAGTCGCCCAGCGCCCCGGAGATCCGCTCGGCGCTGTCGAGGAGCGGCACGCTCGACTCGGTGAGCGAGGCGAGCGCGTCCACGGTGCTGGCGCTGGATAGCAGCTGGTCGCGGGCGCTGGCGGTGCGCGTCTCGATGGAGTCGAGTGCCTGCTTGGTCTCCGCCTCGTTGAAGAAGTCCGAGGTCGTCTCGATCAACCCGAAGGACACCTCGGCGAGGGCTCTAGTGAACGACGCGCTGATCTGGGCGCTGACGCCCTGCGTGCCGCTGGAGATGAGCAGCGGGGAGATGGGGTTCTTCTTCTCGTTGACGTAGAGGTCGATGCGGCTGGGTTCGGCGTTTCCGGCGTAGAAGGTGAACATGTCGTCGCTCAGCGTGGGCGGCAGGACGATGGCGGCGTAATACTCGCCAGACTTCGCGCCCTCGATGGCGTCGTCGGCGTCGGTGATGACCCAGTCCATCGAGTCGTCGCGGTAGAGCTGGGAGAGCACCATGTCGCCGACGTTGACGGCCAGCGGGGTGAGGTCGCTCGTGTGGCCGCGGTCGGTGTTGGCCACCGCCACCTCGAGGCGCTCCGTGTTGGCGAAGGGGTTCCACGTGGCCAGCACGTTGAACCAGGCGAAGAGGCAGGGGATGGCGATGAGGCCGACCATGACGATGCCCGCCATGACGTTGGTGTAGAGCCGGCGCAGGTCGTTGTAGGCGATGGAGAAGACGGTTCTCACTTGGTGTCCTCGCTTTCGGCATCCGCGGGCCCGATGGTCACGCTGGTGCCGGCGGAGTCGTGGCGGTGGATCACGGCGTCGCGCAGCTCGGCCTCGCCGAGGCGCGAGACCTGTTCGGCGTCGACGAGGCTCTGCGTGAAGTACTCCACCGCGCCGAGGTAGAGGATGACCAGCAGCGACCAGGCGACGACGATGGCCAGCATGATCGTCTTGTCGGTGGGCAGGAGCATGGTGAGCAGGGTGATGATGGCGATGCCGACAACGCCCGCGCCGATCCCGCCGAAGATGAGGGTGCGGTAGTTCTCCCGCAGCATCCGCGCCCGCTTCTCGACGCCCCCGCGGAACTCATCCCGGTCCGACAGGGCGGCCATGATGTCGGACGCGCGGTAGGGCGAGCCCATGACCTCCACCTTCTCGTTGGTGATCAGGTTCGTGCGCGCGAGCTGGCGGTTGAACAGGAGGTTGGCGTGCGAGGAGGTGAGTCGGAACAGCCACCCCAGGGCGAAGGCCGCGGCGGACATGGCGAGAAGCGTCGCCAAAAAGCGGAGGTAGTGATGGCCGTAGAACCCGGCGATGGTCTCGCGCATCGCGTCGATGCCGTAGCGGAAGGGGAGGAAGGGGTAGATGCGGCGGAAGAAGTCGGGCATGAGCTCGATGGGGTAGAGGCCCGACGCGCCCGGGATCTGGATGACGACGAGGAAGACGGCGATGCCGCGGCCAATGTG
This window contains:
- a CDS encoding YhgE/Pip domain-containing protein; protein product: MRTVFSIAYNDLRRLYTNVMAGIVMVGLIAIPCLFAWFNVLATWNPFANTERLEVAVANTDRGHTSDLTPLAVNVGDMVLSQLYRDDSMDWVITDADDAIEGAKSGEYYAAIVLPPTLSDDMFTFYAGNAEPSRIDLYVNEKKNPISPLLISSGTQGVSAQISASFTRALAEVSFGLIETTSDFFNEAETKQALDSIETRTASARDQLLSSASTVDALASLTESSVPLLDSAERISGALGDSLGQVRPVDLGATGAGLGGDGAALAAALGATSESFAAVSDRVDQLMADSSATSQATAASLTDIAARIDVQVKQYTALRDTINGEVAPALPPDAQPGVRAVVGDLNDAIARQTAVRDRLNDTAARLTAEQGSRDGKNADRQEIKDSIARAREAMDSAKNSYETGIRPRLEALSGSLDNVRANVDEARSDMDGVSSALANRPGSLRDTLAASGADLRDTAESLRANAARMQEAQQSIAQARSSGDLTKLADLVSSHPEELAGALVDPVKVERKEVFPRVSFGAGMAPLYTVLALWVGALLTSVAVRTDDRSIEQNVVDPGRVTAGQKYFGRYLTFVTTGLAQSTLLMAGLIVYVGIEPAHPFLLFVAGWVSSLVFHLICYTLVLSLSNAGKAVGVLILVLQVSAAGGAYPLQLLPGWAQATSPWLPATYSIRAMRAAVFGTYGWDFWRALGILVLFALPFLFLGLWLRHRLHHAISRMDEAVAQTKVMMT